One window from the genome of Helicobacter pylori encodes:
- the yihA gene encoding ribosome biogenesis GTP-binding protein YihA/YsxC gives MIAIKDAHFLTSSSQLFQCPASLTSEMVILGRSNVGKSSFINTLLGKNLAKSSATPGKTRLANFFSTTWEDKENALTTTFNVIDLPGFGYAKVSKSLKKEWEGFLWELLSVRVSIKLFIHLVDARHLDLEIDKNAKENIQALLRPDQAYLTLFTKFDKLNKNEQHRLFLNAPKPFLINTTHFNALSSKYPTLEIVRQTLLKYLLTNPL, from the coding sequence ATGATCGCCATTAAAGACGCTCATTTTCTCACTTCTTCTAGCCAACTTTTTCAATGCCCTGCGAGCTTGACTTCTGAGATGGTCATTTTAGGGCGCAGCAATGTAGGCAAAAGCTCGTTTATTAATACCTTGTTGGGGAAAAATCTCGCCAAAAGTTCAGCGACACCGGGAAAAACCCGCTTAGCGAATTTTTTTTCCACCACTTGGGAAGATAAAGAAAACGCCTTAACAACCACTTTTAATGTGATTGATTTGCCCGGGTTTGGCTACGCTAAAGTTTCTAAAAGCTTGAAAAAAGAATGGGAGGGGTTTTTATGGGAATTGTTGAGCGTTAGGGTTTCTATCAAGCTTTTTATCCATTTGGTAGACGCACGCCATTTGGATTTAGAAATTGATAAAAACGCTAAAGAAAACATTCAAGCCCTTTTAAGGCCCGATCAAGCCTACCTTACTCTTTTTACGAAGTTTGACAAGTTGAATAAAAACGAACAACACCGCCTTTTTTTAAACGCTCCTAAACCTTTTTTAATCAATACCACCCATTTTAACGCTCTTTCTTCAAAATACCCAACCCTTGAAATAGTGCGCCAAACCCTTTTGAAATACTTGCTCACTAACCCCTTATAG
- the lptA gene encoding lipopolysaccharide transport periplasmic protein LptA yields the protein MRWWCFLVCCFGILSVMSAQKTDNKGLKKERELLEITGNQFVANDKTKTAVIQGNVQIKKGKDRLFADKVSVFLNDKRKPERYEATGNTHFNIFTEDNREISGSADKLIYNALNGEYKLLQNAVVREVGKSNVITGDEIILNKTKGYADVLGSAKRPAKFVFDMEDINEENRKAKLKKKGAKEKP from the coding sequence ATGCGTTGGTGGTGTTTTTTGGTGTGTTGTTTTGGTATTTTAAGCGTGATGAGCGCTCAAAAAACAGACAATAAAGGTTTGAAAAAAGAAAGAGAGCTTTTAGAGATTACTGGCAACCAATTTGTAGCGAACGACAAAACAAAAACCGCCGTTATTCAAGGCAATGTGCAGATCAAAAAAGGTAAAGACCGGTTGTTTGCGGATAAAGTGAGCGTGTTTTTAAACGATAAACGAAAGCCAGAGCGCTATGAAGCCACAGGGAACACGCATTTTAACATCTTTACAGAGGATAATCGTGAAATCAGCGGGAGCGCTGACAAGCTCATTTATAACGCGCTGAATGGGGAATACAAATTATTGCAAAATGCGGTGGTTAGAGAAGTGGGGAAATCTAATGTCATCACCGGTGATGAAATCATTTTAAACAAAACTAAGGGTTATGCTGATGTGTTGGGGAGCGCGAAACGGCCCGCTAAATTCGTGTTTGATATGGAAGATATTAATGAAGAAAATCGTAAGGCTAAATTGAAGAAGAAAGGCGCTAAGGAAAAACCATGA
- a CDS encoding KdsC family phosphatase gives MIKLLLLDVDGTLTDGALYFDENFHEIKAFNVKDGLGMTLWQKLGKKIAIITGRTSIMVKRRMESLGVQFVFMGVENKNAVIERLKKDLQLSAQEIACVGDDYNDLGMFKACALSFAPFDAHPLLKSKAYKVLQNSGGKGAVREAIDYLLELEGLQDEALKLYL, from the coding sequence ATGATTAAGTTATTGCTTTTAGATGTGGATGGCACGCTCACGGACGGGGCGTTGTATTTTGATGAAAATTTTCACGAAATCAAGGCTTTTAATGTCAAAGACGGGCTTGGCATGACGCTATGGCAAAAATTAGGCAAAAAAATCGCTATCATTACAGGAAGAACTTCAATCATGGTGAAAAGACGCATGGAGAGCTTGGGCGTTCAGTTTGTTTTTATGGGCGTTGAAAATAAAAACGCCGTTATAGAGCGGCTCAAAAAAGACTTGCAATTGAGCGCGCAAGAAATCGCATGCGTAGGCGATGATTATAACGATTTAGGCATGTTTAAGGCATGCGCTTTGAGTTTTGCTCCTTTTGATGCACACCCCTTGCTTAAAAGCAAGGCCTATAAGGTGTTGCAAAATTCAGGGGGCAAGGGGGCTGTTAGGGAAGCGATTGATTATCTCTTAGAATTGGAAGGCTTGCAAGATGAAGCGCTCAAGCTTTACCTCTAA
- a CDS encoding septal ring lytic transglycosylase RlpA family protein — MGLALKKVCFLGVIFLISACAVKKNGVKNLSYKHESLRAYENAKDYDPTTKKATYKRNFFERHFKHHSDSQDSNTKQPLDNGMRDSSAIQRATMRPYQVGGKWYYPTKVDLGEKFDGVASWYGPNFHAKKTSNGEIYNMYAHTAAHKTLPMNTVVKVINVDNNLSTIVRINDRGPFVSDRIIDLSNAAARDIDMVQKGTASVRLIVLGFGGVISKQYEQSFNANSSKILHKEFKVGESEKSVSGGKFSLQMGAFRNQIGAQTLADKLQAENKNYSVKVAFKDDLYKVLVQGFQSEEEARDFMKKYNQNAVLTRE, encoded by the coding sequence ATGGGTTTGGCGTTAAAAAAAGTTTGTTTTTTAGGCGTTATTTTTTTGATTAGTGCTTGTGCGGTCAAAAAAAATGGGGTAAAGAATTTGTCTTACAAGCATGAAAGCTTGCGCGCTTATGAAAACGCTAAAGACTATGACCCGACAACCAAAAAAGCCACCTATAAACGCAATTTTTTTGAACGCCATTTCAAACACCACTCCGATTCGCAAGATAGCAATACAAAACAACCCCTAGATAACGGCATGCGCGATTCTAGTGCGATCCAAAGAGCCACCATGCGCCCTTATCAAGTGGGTGGCAAGTGGTATTACCCCACTAAAGTGGATTTAGGCGAAAAATTTGATGGCGTTGCGAGTTGGTATGGTCCCAATTTCCATGCCAAAAAAACCAGTAATGGGGAAATCTATAACATGTATGCCCACACCGCCGCGCACAAGACTTTACCCATGAACACCGTGGTGAAAGTCATCAATGTTGATAATAACTTAAGCACCATCGTGCGCATTAATGATAGAGGGCCTTTTGTGAGCGATCGCATCATTGATTTGTCTAATGCGGCCGCTAGGGATATTGATATGGTTCAAAAAGGCACGGCCAGCGTGCGCCTCATTGTTTTGGGTTTTGGTGGGGTTATCTCTAAGCAATACGAGCAATCCTTTAACGCCAACTCTTCAAAGATCTTACACAAGGAATTTAAAGTCGGCGAGAGCGAAAAAAGCGTGAGTGGAGGGAAATTTTCTTTGCAAATGGGGGCTTTTAGAAACCAAATAGGCGCTCAAACTCTAGCGGATAAATTGCAAGCAGAGAATAAAAATTACAGCGTCAAGGTTGCTTTTAAAGACGATTTGTATAAAGTTTTAGTTCAAGGGTTTCAAAGCGAAGAAGAGGCTAGGGATTTTATGAAAAAATACAACCAGAATGCGGTTTTAACGAGAGAATGA
- a CDS encoding lytic transglycosylase domain-containing protein — protein MPKRMKCFSQKWLVFFVTLLLASLGHAKMAFESNIDTKALEAFGVNAGFLSQMPNALKKMNKEEEWKKLVKRFDVNYQFIPIIKNMLIEASVPQEFLFLAMAESKFSSRAYSRKKAVGIWQFMPSTAKELGLKVNHYIDERRDPIKSTQAAITYLKRLYKQTGEWYLVAMAYNYGLRKVQNAIKAAGTSDIKVLLDEDKKYLPKETREYIRSILSLALKFNSLDNLKDKEYLLNRGARVSLVGVPFKRHTSLIQVAKNLNLSLETLKSYNHQFRYNILPSKDPTYTIYIPYEKLALFKQRQLKQNKSIQASSKSPFITHVVLPKETLSSIAKRYQVSISSIQLANNLKDSNIFIHQRLIIPTNKKLLATREF, from the coding sequence ATGCCAAAAAGAATGAAGTGTTTTAGTCAAAAATGGTTGGTTTTTTTTGTTACCCTTTTATTGGCCTCTTTAGGCCATGCGAAAATGGCTTTTGAATCTAATATTGACACCAAAGCGCTAGAGGCCTTTGGGGTTAATGCGGGCTTTTTATCCCAAATGCCAAACGCTTTAAAGAAAATGAATAAAGAAGAGGAATGGAAAAAGTTAGTCAAAAGATTTGATGTGAATTACCAGTTCATCCCCATCATTAAAAACATGCTCATAGAAGCGAGCGTGCCGCAAGAATTTTTATTTTTAGCCATGGCAGAGTCCAAATTTTCATCAAGGGCTTATAGCAGGAAAAAAGCGGTAGGGATTTGGCAATTCATGCCAAGCACGGCTAAAGAATTAGGGCTTAAGGTCAATCATTACATTGATGAAAGAAGAGATCCCATTAAAAGCACTCAAGCGGCGATCACTTATTTGAAACGGCTCTACAAGCAAACCGGGGAGTGGTATTTGGTCGCTATGGCGTATAATTACGGCTTACGCAAGGTTCAAAATGCTATTAAAGCCGCCGGCACTTCAGACATTAAAGTCTTGCTAGATGAAGATAAAAAATACCTCCCTAAAGAGACACGAGAGTATATCCGCTCCATTCTAAGCTTGGCGTTGAAATTCAACAGCCTAGACAATCTCAAAGATAAAGAATATCTACTCAATCGTGGGGCGAGGGTGAGTTTAGTGGGCGTCCCGTTTAAAAGGCACACTTCTTTAATCCAAGTGGCCAAAAATTTAAACTTGAGTTTAGAAACCTTAAAATCCTACAACCACCAATTCCGCTATAATATTCTGCCCTCTAAAGACCCCACCTACACCATTTATATCCCTTATGAAAAACTCGCCCTTTTCAAACAACGCCAACTCAAACAAAATAAAAGCATTCAAGCCAGTTCAAAAAGCCCTTTCATCACCCATGTGGTCTTGCCTAAAGAAACCTTGTCTTCTATCGCTAAACGCTATCAAGTCAGTATTTCCAGTATCCAATTAGCCAATAACCTCAAAGATTCTAATATTTTTATCCACCAGCGCTTAATCATCCCCACCAACAAAAAATTACTCGCTACGAGGGAATTTTAA
- a CDS encoding TatD family hydrolase, with translation MFIDTHCHLDHRDYENDLEEVLKESLEKGVTQCVIPGADMKDLNRAIEISEKFEGVFFAIGAHPYDVESFDESLFEKFIGHQKCVAIGECGLDYYRLPELNERENYKSKQKEVFTKQIEFSIQHNKPLIIHIREASFDSLNLLKSYPKAFGVLHCFNADGMLLELSDRFYYGIGGVSTFKNAKRLVEILPKIPKNRLLLETDSPYLTPHPFRGTRNSPTYIPLIAQKIAEIINIETEELASLSTHNAQTLFSFP, from the coding sequence ATGTTTATTGATACGCATTGCCATTTGGATCACAGGGATTATGAAAACGATTTAGAAGAAGTGTTAAAAGAAAGCCTAGAAAAAGGCGTTACTCAATGCGTGATTCCGGGCGCGGACATGAAGGATTTGAACAGAGCAATAGAGATTAGCGAAAAATTTGAAGGCGTGTTTTTTGCCATAGGTGCTCACCCTTATGATGTGGAAAGCTTTGATGAAAGCCTGTTTGAAAAGTTTATTGGGCATCAAAAATGCGTGGCGATAGGCGAATGCGGACTGGATTACTACCGCTTGCCTGAATTGAATGAAAGAGAAAATTATAAAAGCAAACAAAAAGAAGTTTTTACCAAACAGATTGAATTTTCTATCCAACACAACAAGCCCTTGATCATCCACATCAGAGAGGCGAGTTTTGATAGTTTGAATCTTTTAAAAAGCTATCCTAAAGCTTTTGGGGTGTTGCACTGCTTTAACGCTGATGGCATGCTTTTGGAATTAAGCGATCGTTTTTACTATGGGATAGGAGGGGTTAGCACTTTTAAAAACGCTAAAAGACTGGTAGAGATCCTCCCTAAAATCCCTAAAAACAGGCTTCTTTTAGAAACGGATTCGCCCTATTTGACCCCACACCCTTTTAGAGGTACTAGGAATAGCCCTACTTATATCCCTTTAATCGCTCAAAAAATTGCCGAAATCATCAACATAGAGACTGAAGAGCTCGCTTCTTTAAGCACGCATAACGCTCAAACGCTCTTTAGTTTCCCCTAA
- the ribE gene encoding riboflavin synthase: MFSGLIHQIAKVKSFHNNILSVESDLNPKLGDSIAINGACLTAIESSKTHFSVELSQKTQNSVALENYKDLVHIEPALKANASLDGHFVQGHIDAIGVIEKIIHNSNQVDFFISASKETLLLCVEQGSIAIDGVSLTLSKVEEKGFWLTIIPYTLENTLFKTYKLKRRVNIETDMLVRSVASILKKTKGFEKNFSWNDADALTLGY, encoded by the coding sequence ATGTTCAGCGGTCTAATCCATCAAATAGCTAAAGTAAAAAGTTTCCACAACAATATTTTAAGCGTAGAGAGCGATCTCAATCCCAAGCTTGGCGACAGCATTGCGATTAATGGGGCGTGTTTGACCGCCATAGAAAGTTCAAAAACGCATTTTAGCGTGGAATTGAGCCAAAAAACCCAAAACAGCGTAGCGTTAGAAAATTACAAGGATTTAGTCCATATTGAGCCAGCCCTAAAAGCGAACGCTAGTTTAGACGGGCATTTTGTGCAAGGGCATATTGACGCTATCGGGGTCATTGAAAAAATCATTCACAACTCTAATCAAGTGGATTTTTTCATCAGCGCTTCTAAAGAAACGCTTTTGTTGTGCGTTGAGCAAGGCTCTATTGCGATTGATGGGGTGAGTTTGACTTTAAGCAAGGTAGAAGAAAAGGGGTTTTGGCTAACGATTATCCCTTACACTTTAGAGAATACCCTTTTTAAGACTTATAAACTCAAACGGCGCGTGAATATTGAAACGGACATGTTGGTTCGCAGCGTTGCGTCTATTTTGAAAAAAACAAAAGGGTTTGAAAAAAATTTCTCTTGGAATGACGCCGATGCTTTGACTTTAGGGTATTAG
- a CDS encoding FlhB-like flagellar biosynthesis protein, which produces MNKTIKAAALAYNMGQDHAPKVIASGVGEVAKRIIQKAREYDIALFSNPMLVDSLLKVELDCAIPEELYESVVQVFLWLNSVENNAQMSK; this is translated from the coding sequence ATGAATAAAACCATAAAAGCCGCCGCTCTGGCCTATAACATGGGGCAAGATCATGCCCCAAAGGTGATCGCAAGCGGGGTGGGTGAAGTGGCTAAAAGGATCATTCAAAAAGCTAGGGAATACGATATAGCGCTCTTTTCTAACCCCATGCTAGTGGATTCGCTTTTAAAGGTGGAATTAGATTGTGCGATACCTGAAGAATTGTATGAAAGCGTGGTGCAAGTGTTTTTATGGCTCAATAGCGTGGAAAATAACGCACAAATGTCCAAGTGA
- a CDS encoding methionine ABC transporter ATP-binding protein — MVVELKNIEKIYENGFHALKGVNLELKKGDILGVIGYSGAGKSTLIRLINCLERPSSGEVLVNGVNLLNLKPKELQKARQKIGMIFQHFNLLSAKDVFENVAFALEIARWEKTKIQSRVHELLELVGLEDKMHFYPKQLSGGQKQRVAIARSLANCPDLLLCDEATSALDSKTTHSILTLLSGIQKKLDLSIVFITHEIEVVKELCNQMCVISSGEIVERGSVEEIFANPKHAVTKELLGIKNEHGDQKSQDVYRIVFLGEHLDEPIISNLIRRFKIDVSIISGNIEELTTKDIGYLVVRFLGNVAEIQRALEYLNALGLQVEKLKD, encoded by the coding sequence ATGGTAGTGGAATTAAAAAACATTGAAAAGATTTATGAAAACGGATTCCATGCTCTAAAAGGCGTGAATTTGGAATTGAAAAAAGGCGACATTTTAGGCGTGATAGGCTATTCAGGGGCGGGGAAATCCACGCTCATTCGCCTAATCAATTGTTTAGAGCGCCCCAGTTCTGGCGAAGTTTTAGTCAATGGGGTCAATCTGTTAAACTTAAAGCCTAAAGAATTGCAAAAAGCGCGCCAGAAAATAGGCATGATTTTCCAGCATTTCAATTTATTGAGCGCTAAAGATGTGTTTGAAAATGTCGCTTTCGCTTTAGAAATCGCCCGATGGGAAAAAACTAAGATCCAATCCAGGGTGCATGAATTGTTGGAATTAGTGGGGTTAGAAGATAAAATGCATTTTTATCCTAAACAGCTAAGCGGTGGGCAAAAGCAACGAGTGGCGATCGCTAGGAGTTTAGCGAATTGCCCTGATTTGTTGCTTTGCGATGAAGCCACATCTGCTTTGGATTCTAAAACCACGCATTCTATTTTAACGCTTTTGAGCGGCATTCAAAAAAAGCTTGATTTGAGTATCGTTTTCATCACGCATGAAATTGAAGTGGTTAAAGAATTGTGCAATCAAATGTGCGTGATCAGTAGCGGCGAAATTGTGGAAAGAGGCTCAGTGGAAGAAATTTTTGCTAACCCTAAACATGCCGTTACTAAAGAATTGCTTGGCATCAAAAACGAGCATGGGGATCAAAAATCGCAAGACGTTTATCGCATTGTGTTTTTAGGGGAGCATTTAGACGAGCCGATCATTTCTAATTTGATCAGGCGTTTTAAAATAGACGTGAGCATCATTTCAGGCAATATTGAAGAGCTTACGACCAAAGATATAGGGTATTTAGTGGTGCGGTTTTTAGGCAATGTTGCAGAGATTCAAAGGGCTTTAGAGTATTTAAACGCTTTAGGCTTACAGGTTGAAAAATTAAAGGATTAA
- the metI gene encoding methionine ABC transporter permease — protein MISQMLIQATLETLYMVFVASFLAVVFGLPLGVLLLVSKKGHLLNKPLLHKILDTSINMTRSFPFIILIILLLPLSRFLIGTSIGSSASIIPLAISAIPFVAKLFENSLMEVEHGKIETTLSLGASHLEVIKMMLLESLPSLVNNITITLISLIGYSAMAGALGAGGLGDLAIRIGYQSYRGDVLFYAVVVIIVLVQIIQSAGDYVVKRLRKHKY, from the coding sequence ATGATTTCTCAAATGCTCATTCAAGCCACGCTAGAAACGCTTTATATGGTGTTTGTGGCGAGCTTTTTAGCGGTTGTTTTTGGCTTGCCTTTGGGGGTTTTATTGTTAGTGAGTAAAAAAGGGCATTTGTTAAACAAACCCCTTTTGCATAAGATTTTAGACACTTCTATCAACATGACTCGCTCTTTCCCTTTTATCATTTTGATTATTTTGCTCCTGCCTTTATCGCGCTTTTTGATTGGCACGAGCATTGGCTCTAGCGCGAGCATTATCCCGCTAGCCATTTCAGCCATTCCTTTTGTCGCAAAGCTTTTTGAAAATTCTTTAATGGAAGTAGAGCATGGCAAGATTGAAACCACTTTAAGTTTGGGAGCGTCTCATTTGGAAGTCATTAAAATGATGCTTTTAGAGAGCCTGCCCTCTTTAGTGAACAATATCACCATCACCTTAATTTCTTTAATAGGCTATTCGGCTATGGCAGGAGCGTTAGGGGCTGGGGGCTTGGGGGATTTAGCCATTAGGATTGGCTATCAAAGTTATAGGGGCGATGTGCTTTTTTATGCGGTGGTTGTGATTATTGTTTTAGTGCAA